In Natronococcus occultus SP4, the following proteins share a genomic window:
- a CDS encoding MFS transporter encodes MGTISTRWRYRETVLALCTLAFFVTMVGRLAISPIIPDVVETFAVSNAVVGLSLSGMWLAYGLSQYPSGILADRYGERLIILVAVGGSTLAALAVSVTPAFALFFLATILLGAVAGLHYSVATTLLARTYDNVGTAVGVHNTGATIAGLVTPVAVAWLAVRFGWRVAVAAVALIGIPSTVLFAWKIRPTEPRRPETPLRDRLQVGPLVELLSRPPIAFTLFVAIVSEFAWQGTASFLPTFLIEHQGASTTLAGALFSAYFVVQGLAQIGVGALSDRIGRDSAIGICMLAGVAGFGVLIATSGTLAIGVGVVLVGIGMSFGAALMPRFLQELSAEEQNAGFGLVRTVYMIVAALGSVVVGVLADLFGWAVSFGFLAALLGAVGLALALNSLLGLEY; translated from the coding sequence TTGGGAACGATTTCGACACGCTGGCGGTATCGGGAGACGGTGCTGGCGCTGTGTACGCTCGCGTTCTTCGTCACGATGGTCGGACGGCTGGCGATCAGCCCGATCATCCCCGACGTCGTCGAGACGTTCGCGGTCTCGAACGCGGTCGTCGGGCTCTCGCTGAGCGGGATGTGGCTCGCCTACGGCCTCTCCCAGTACCCAAGCGGAATTCTGGCCGACCGCTACGGCGAACGGCTGATCATCCTCGTCGCCGTCGGCGGCTCGACGCTGGCGGCGCTCGCCGTCTCGGTCACGCCCGCGTTCGCGCTGTTTTTCCTCGCGACGATCCTGCTCGGCGCGGTCGCGGGACTCCACTACAGCGTCGCGACGACGCTGCTCGCTCGCACCTACGACAACGTCGGCACCGCCGTCGGCGTCCACAACACCGGTGCGACGATCGCCGGGCTCGTGACCCCCGTCGCCGTTGCCTGGCTCGCGGTCCGGTTCGGGTGGCGCGTCGCGGTCGCCGCCGTCGCGCTGATCGGGATCCCCTCGACGGTCCTCTTCGCCTGGAAGATCCGACCCACGGAGCCGCGCCGACCCGAGACGCCGCTGCGGGACCGACTGCAGGTCGGCCCCCTCGTCGAACTGCTCTCGCGCCCGCCAATCGCGTTCACGCTGTTCGTCGCGATCGTCAGCGAGTTCGCCTGGCAGGGAACCGCCTCGTTCCTGCCGACGTTTCTCATCGAACACCAGGGCGCCTCCACGACGCTCGCGGGAGCGCTGTTCTCGGCGTACTTCGTCGTGCAGGGTCTCGCCCAGATCGGCGTCGGCGCCCTCTCCGATCGGATCGGTCGGGACAGTGCGATCGGAATCTGTATGCTGGCTGGCGTCGCCGGATTCGGCGTGCTGATCGCGACCTCCGGGACGCTCGCGATCGGCGTGGGGGTCGTCCTCGTGGGGATCGGTATGAGCTTCGGAGCGGCGCTGATGCCCCGATTCCTGCAGGAACTCTCCGCTGAGGAACAAAACGCCGGCTTCGGACTCGTTCGCACCGTCTACATGATCGTCGCCGCCCTCGGTTCGGTCGTCGTCGGCGTCCTCGCAGATCTGTTCGGCTGGGCCGTCTCCTTTGGCTTTCTCGCTGCCTTGCTCGGGGCAGTCGGGCTGGCGCTCGCGCTCAACTCGCTGCTCGGGCTCGAGTACTGA
- a CDS encoding ParA family protein gives MAVSTNRAATFLDKGGTGKTTSAAHLGVALAETGEDVLLIDLAGKQGDLAKHFGVWSDVQTEIDADDDWPNISTVFAEEWDQIASKLGDAAVDSLIVETDEGVDLIPAHPGLDSLDADLGNIDDARERYSRLERFLDEYIDGRYDTVLIDLPGLTNNVTYNGLWATRNVVAPVEMGPFESEQATALERDLEKIDDQFGVDVDLAMILPNKVDTRTKLATEYLEGFGEEYEGAIAPEHVPASQDIRNAADEGRTVFALEEPSTTAERAREAFLESAAKLQQRLGESR, from the coding sequence ATGGCAGTCAGCACCAACCGAGCCGCGACCTTTCTCGACAAGGGTGGTACCGGAAAGACGACCTCCGCAGCCCACCTCGGCGTTGCGCTCGCCGAGACGGGCGAGGACGTTCTTCTCATCGATCTCGCAGGCAAGCAGGGCGACCTGGCGAAACACTTCGGCGTCTGGTCGGACGTACAGACCGAGATCGACGCCGACGACGACTGGCCGAACATCTCGACGGTGTTCGCCGAGGAGTGGGACCAGATCGCCTCGAAACTGGGCGACGCGGCCGTCGACAGCCTGATCGTCGAGACCGACGAGGGCGTCGACCTGATCCCTGCCCACCCCGGGCTCGACTCGCTGGACGCGGATCTCGGCAACATCGACGACGCCAGGGAACGATACTCCCGACTCGAACGCTTCCTCGACGAGTACATCGACGGGCGCTACGACACCGTCCTCATCGATCTCCCCGGACTCACCAACAACGTCACGTACAACGGTCTGTGGGCGACGCGCAACGTCGTCGCGCCCGTCGAGATGGGTCCCTTCGAGAGCGAGCAGGCGACGGCGCTAGAACGGGACCTCGAGAAGATCGACGACCAGTTCGGCGTCGACGTCGACCTCGCGATGATCCTGCCGAACAAGGTCGACACCCGGACGAAACTCGCCACCGAGTACCTCGAAGGGTTCGGTGAGGAGTACGAGGGTGCCATTGCACCCGAACACGTCCCCGCGAGCCAGGACATCCGGAACGCCGCCGACGAGGGCCGAACGGTGTTCGCCCTCGAGGAACCGTCGACGACCGCCGAGCGCGCTCGAGAGGCCTTCCTCGAGAGTGCTGCGAAACTGCAGCAGCGACTGGGTGAGTCCCGATGA
- a CDS encoding MFS transporter, which yields MSRTLSRAIDRLRREDGRYLVIGSVILSTFFIGFGGGVIFPILPNLGVLLGISPFMVGVILSANRFSRLVANAPAGVLVDRIGTRKPFVVGMFVQGFATFGYVVAIVAPAPEAWFLSARFLWGVGSALVFATAYTIAADVSDGGSRGTSMGLIRGGVLFGVPAGMVVGGVVSELGGEIAAFLLATVFAFVASGLAYATIPETHVEGGAREAVKPWDVDVSVPAVTVGLINFAVLFVYFGVLFSTLVLFLGENDIGLLGLDAQGTSGLFMAITVVTAGIFMFVGGYVSDLRESRVPVLLTFLGVLFVGFLLLGLSDSAGTLAVACLFIGAGQGGTSGPMMALLGDLTADDRMGRAVGTNNVLGDVGGGVGPMVSLPVTEVVGFAPVYLACAALPLVAATVLLGGVYRETGQFLPATEIPNL from the coding sequence ATGAGCCGGACCCTGTCGCGAGCGATCGATCGACTGCGCCGGGAGGACGGCCGGTACCTCGTCATCGGGTCGGTGATCCTCAGTACCTTCTTCATCGGATTCGGTGGCGGGGTGATCTTCCCGATCCTGCCGAATCTGGGCGTGCTATTGGGAATCTCGCCGTTCATGGTCGGCGTGATCCTCAGCGCGAACCGGTTCTCGCGGCTGGTGGCGAACGCGCCCGCGGGCGTCCTCGTCGATCGGATCGGGACCCGGAAACCGTTCGTCGTCGGGATGTTCGTCCAGGGGTTCGCCACGTTCGGTTACGTCGTCGCGATCGTCGCGCCCGCCCCCGAGGCGTGGTTTCTGAGCGCCCGGTTCCTGTGGGGCGTCGGCAGCGCGCTGGTGTTTGCGACCGCGTACACGATCGCGGCCGACGTCAGCGACGGCGGCTCCCGGGGAACCAGCATGGGTCTCATCAGGGGCGGCGTCCTTTTTGGCGTCCCGGCGGGGATGGTCGTCGGCGGCGTCGTCAGCGAGCTCGGCGGGGAGATCGCCGCCTTCCTCCTCGCGACGGTGTTCGCGTTCGTCGCCAGTGGCCTGGCGTACGCAACGATCCCGGAGACCCACGTCGAGGGCGGGGCTCGCGAGGCGGTGAAGCCGTGGGACGTCGACGTCAGCGTGCCGGCCGTAACGGTCGGATTGATCAACTTCGCGGTGCTGTTCGTCTACTTCGGCGTGCTGTTCTCGACGCTGGTGCTGTTTCTCGGCGAGAACGACATCGGTCTGCTCGGACTGGATGCCCAGGGCACCTCCGGGCTGTTCATGGCGATCACCGTCGTCACCGCGGGGATCTTTATGTTCGTCGGGGGGTACGTCAGCGATCTCCGGGAGTCCCGCGTCCCGGTGTTGCTCACGTTCCTCGGGGTCCTGTTCGTCGGCTTTCTCCTGCTTGGTCTCTCCGACTCGGCGGGCACCCTCGCAGTGGCCTGTCTGTTCATCGGGGCCGGACAGGGCGGGACGAGCGGTCCGATGATGGCCCTGCTGGGCGATCTCACCGCCGACGACCGTATGGGCCGAGCGGTCGGGACGAACAACGTCCTGGGCGACGTCGGCGGCGGCGTCGGGCCGATGGTCTCGCTTCCGGTAACCGAAGTCGTCGGCTTCGCACCCGTCTACCTCGCCTGTGCGGCGTTGCCGCTGGTCGCGGCGACGGTGCTTTTGGGCGGCGTCTACCGGGAGACCGGCCAGTTCCTTCCGGCGACCGAGATTCCGAACCTGTAG
- a CDS encoding cupin domain-containing protein produces MGTNTSSLGNFSRRTVLKAGAAASGAIALSASATADDEDETDVDEPDGFEVTVVAEHAPFPDEVAATFDVTYDDAEDPITVNLEDASTVVLAEAVWEEGARSGWHRHPGMSIVRMLEGEIDHTMEDDCVSRTYEAGDAWIDPGHIHKADSEDGAVASVTFLGIPDGEPATEWVEPVDC; encoded by the coding sequence ATGGGTACCAACACCAGTTCACTCGGGAATTTCTCCCGCAGAACGGTGCTGAAAGCCGGCGCCGCCGCGTCGGGTGCGATCGCGCTGAGCGCCTCGGCGACCGCAGACGACGAGGACGAGACCGACGTCGACGAACCCGACGGCTTCGAGGTAACGGTAGTTGCCGAACACGCGCCGTTTCCCGACGAGGTCGCCGCGACGTTCGACGTGACCTACGACGACGCCGAGGACCCCATCACCGTCAACCTCGAGGACGCGTCGACGGTCGTCCTCGCGGAGGCCGTCTGGGAAGAAGGAGCGCGCTCGGGCTGGCACCGCCATCCCGGGATGTCGATCGTCAGGATGCTCGAGGGCGAGATCGACCACACGATGGAGGACGACTGTGTTTCGCGGACGTACGAGGCCGGCGACGCCTGGATCGATCCGGGCCATATCCACAAGGCCGACAGCGAGGACGGCGCCGTCGCCTCCGTCACGTTCCTGGGGATCCCCGACGGCGAACCGGCGACCGAGTGGGTCGAACCGGTCGACTGCTGA
- a CDS encoding helix-turn-helix domain-containing protein: protein MGGTVAEIELSPAEFVLEETIDDIEGLECEGERIVANADGEVMPFLWVDAPDLEGIEAAFESDETVDNVQLLADVDGERLYQMDWVRRVDALVQMLVEEEGTVLSAAGDADGWQFRLLFPDRDSLSRTNDYCRSNGIRFTLHSVYSLEEGRQGRFGLTDDQQDTLEMAFERGYYQIPREADMMALAEEIDISHQALSERLRRAHRSLVQNTVVIGQDGDPGE from the coding sequence ATGGGAGGGACAGTCGCGGAGATCGAACTCTCGCCGGCGGAGTTCGTCCTCGAGGAGACGATCGACGACATCGAGGGGCTCGAGTGCGAGGGCGAACGGATCGTCGCGAACGCCGACGGCGAGGTCATGCCGTTTCTCTGGGTCGACGCACCCGATCTCGAGGGGATCGAGGCGGCGTTCGAGAGCGACGAGACCGTCGACAACGTACAGCTCCTCGCGGACGTCGACGGGGAACGGCTCTATCAGATGGACTGGGTTCGTCGGGTCGACGCGCTCGTTCAGATGCTCGTCGAGGAAGAGGGCACCGTCCTCTCGGCAGCCGGTGACGCCGACGGATGGCAGTTCCGGCTGCTGTTTCCGGACCGGGATAGCCTCTCGCGGACGAACGACTACTGTCGGTCTAACGGGATTCGATTCACGCTTCACTCCGTCTACAGCCTCGAAGAGGGGCGGCAGGGGCGATTCGGGCTCACCGACGACCAGCAGGATACCCTCGAAATGGCCTTCGAACGCGGTTACTACCAGATCCCCCGCGAAGCGGACATGATGGCGCTGGCCGAGGAGATCGACATCTCCCACCAGGCGCTCTCGGAACGGCTCCGACGGGCCCACCGAAGCCTCGTCCAGAACACCGTCGTCATCGGTCAGGACGGCGACCCGGGGGAGTAA